A stretch of the Malus sylvestris chromosome 10, drMalSylv7.2, whole genome shotgun sequence genome encodes the following:
- the LOC126585314 gene encoding TMV resistance protein N-like isoform X1, with protein MELIGFIQVFNIIVIAIGTLLYMLGRSLTFSSSTSSSSGAADAAVEDNNDDDDVAIPPLREKYDVFLSFRGEDTRPTFTSHLRAALERKKFETYIDDKLKPGDEIGPTLLKAIKKSRLSVIIFSKNYASSTWCLSELVHILKCRKKKGQMVVPIFYDINPSDVRKQEGSYADAFAQLEKRFKDGMGKVRKWRKALRTAANISGFDNSNKKRTEADLIEKLVEDISTKLKRETSYDLNGLVGIQSRIEQVESLLSNNDSQGVCTVGIWGMGGIGKTTLAQAVFKRLSSKFEACCFLSNVREKAEQTDGVNQLKKTLLRDILKEENLSIDSTSVRERLGRTKVLIVFDDVSDWKQIKDLAGDNLRYRDGSRIIVTSREWSVLMKAVKERKYIYQVEKFKTDDALRLFQSHAFKDNSPRAEYRELSARVVKYAGGIPLALEVLGSLLFPCESKDEWEDVLSTLINYPNEEIQNTFRVSYNRLGRNAQDVFLDIACFYKGERIEDVKKMVDFGQMHGGSCAADGIRVLRDRSLISIDSAWKTIEMHDLVQEMGWAIVCEQCIEEPGKRSRLFKAEDVYHVLKNNTGTEKVQAISFNRSIFGPGHNVDRADFKNMYNLRLLRLDSYYTLHMSRDFYKFELTLSLPNSLCYLSWKGCPLKSLPPEFSLENLVELHMPYNRVTQLWDGGQNPINLKVLNLHSSLCLTALPNLSRSPNIEHMDLSGCKSLVEIPQYFKNLDKLTYLDLSMCERLEYLPEMPGNIEFLRLQGSGIKELPSSVWSHEKISSLDITFCEELKELPSNTCKLKVSGAFSLYGCCSLEKVWELPRGIGELDWSRTAIKVLPTSSMERLSCLTRLKLHCCIYLASLPRSICKLKSLEELDLTGCYELKVVPSSIYKLTNIKMLSFSYCRKLRNFTQPTGSVGFLSLEVLDLKYSGILEIPEGFICSTSLRVLKLEGTKIRSIPSSIKQAPQPTGSVGFLSLEVLNLKYSGILEIPEGFICSTLLRALKLEGTKIRSIPSSIKQASQLSCLCLIGCTRLQSLPELPMLSCLQANGCKSLKTVSSSRTAITQCWNRCELLQELLDFSGCPRLGDDARSSIMVDAQLRIMRVATAASKLKEEEDYDESSEPFVIIVCPGSELPNWFVHQNEGASINVTLPANWFREGFLGFALSVVTAKALLLCEYMFTFKTEEGESLEINCVRDVLETEPSENVWVWYTELEYEEGANWSSAFFDRVTKVSVHFQPETLFDHEVKKCGICLLYAEDAEKLKFDVMSLQEQYEPAASRSGDPEASGSDESEELSGSDESEEASGSDDYEGESGSDEEASDESEEASGSDDYEGESGSDEEASDESEEASGRDK; from the exons ATGGAGTTGATTGGGTtcattcaagttttcaacaTCATCGTAATCGCCATCGGGACTCTGTTGTACATGTTGGGTAGATCATTGACATTTTCTTCgtcgacttcttcttcttctggtgcTGCTGATGCTGCTGTTGAGGATaacaatgatgatgatgatgttgcTATCCCCCCTCTTCGAGAAAAGTATGACGTGTTTCTTAGTTTCAGAGGTGAGGACACTCGCCCTACTTTTACCAGCCATCTTCGTGCTgctttggaaaggaagaaattCGAAACCTACATAGACGACAAGCTGAAGCCAGGAGACGAAATTGGACCCACCCTACTAAAAGCAATCAAGAAATCAAGGCTTTCGGTGataattttctccaaaaactaTGCGTCTTCCACATGGTGTTTGAGTGAACTTGTGCATATACTCAAatgcagaaagaaaaaaggccAGATGGTTGTACCCATATTTTACGACATCAATCCATCAGATGTGCGAAAACAAGAGGGGAGTTATGCAGATGCATTTGCTCAACTTGAAAAACGTTTCAAGGACGGTATGGGCAAGGTGCGCAAGTGGAGGAAAGCTTTGAGGACTGCAGCCAATATTTCTGGGTTCgataattcaaacaaaaaaag GACGGAGGCCGATTTAATTGAGAAACTTGTGGAAGATATTTCAACGAAATTGAAACGTGAAACCTCATATGACTTAAATGGCCTGGTTGGAATTCAAAGCCGCATCGAGCAAGTTGAATCGTTATTAAGCAATAATGATTCGCAAGGTGTTTGCACTGTAGGCATTTGGGGTATGGGTGGCATTGGAAAGACCACCCTTGCTCAGGCTGTGTTCAAGAGACTCTCTTCTAAGTTCGAAGCTTGTTGTTTTCTTAGCAATGTTAGGGAGAAAGCAGAGCAAACAGATGGAGTCAATCAACTGAAAAAAACACTTCTTAGAGATATCTTAAAGGAAGAAAATCTCTCAATAGATTCGACTTCTGTTCGAGAAAGGCTCGGCCGTACAAAGGTTCTCATTGTTTTTGATGATGTTAGTGACTGGAAGCAAATAAAAGATCTAGCTGGAGATAATCTTCGCTACCGCGATGGAAGTAGAATCATTGTAACAAGTAGAGAATGGAGCGTACTCATGAAAGCTGTTAAagagagaaaatatatatatcaggTTGAGAAATTTAAAACTGATGATGCTCTTCGGCTCTTTCAATCTCATGCCTTCAAGGATAACTCTCCTAGAGCAGAATATAGAGAGTTGTCCGCAAGGGTGGTAAAATATGCTGGAGGCATTCCACTGGCTCTTGAAGTTTTGGGTTCCTTATTGTTTCCATGTGAGAGCAAAGACGAGTGGGAAGATGTATTGAGCACACTGATAAATTATCCCAATGAAGAAATTCAAAATACGTTCAGAGTAAGCTATAATAGATTAGGAAGAAATGCGCAGGACGTATTTCTTGATATAGCATGCTTTTATAAAGGGGAGCGTATTGAGGATGTAAAAAAGATGGTAGACTTTGGCCAAATGCATGGTGGTTCATGTGCGGCAGATGGAATTAGAGTTCTCCGTGATAGGTCTCTCATATCGATTGATTCGGCATGGAAAACCATAGAGATGCATGATTTGGTACAAGAAATGGGTTGGGCAATTGTTTGCGAACAATGTATTGAAGAGCCCGGCAAACGTAGTAGGCTGTTCAAAGCTGAAGATGTCTATCATGTATTGAAAAATAACACG GGAACTGAAAAGGTTCAAGCCATATCCTTTAACAGGTCCATCTTTGGGCCTGGGCACAACGTGGATCGTGCAGACTTTAAAAATATGTATAATCTGAGATTGCTCCGTCTTGATAGTTATTATACACTTCACATGTCTAGAGATTTCTACAAATTTGAGCTTACTCTATCTCTTCCCAATTCTCTTTGTTATCTTTCCTGGAAGGGATGTCCTTTGAAATCTTTGCCCCCAGAATTTTCTCTTGAAAATCTTGTTGAGCTTCATATGCCCTACAACAGAGTCACGCAACTTTGGGATGGAGGCCAG AATCCTATCAACTTAAAAGTGCTCAATCTTCATTCCTCCTTGTGTCTGACTGCACTTCCAAACCTCTCGAGGAGTCCAAATATCGAGCACATGGATCTTTCTGGATGTAAAAGTTTGGTTGAAATTCCTCAGTATTTTAAAAATCTTGACAAACTTACTTATCTTGATCTTTCAATGTGCGAGCGTCTGGAATATCTTCCAGAGATGCCAGGCAATATTGAATTCTTAAGATTACAAGGCAGTGGCATAAAGGAGTTGCCGTCATCAGTTTGGTCTCATGAAAAAATTTCTTCCTTGGATATTACATTTTGTGAAGAACTTAAGGAACTTCCAAGCAACACTTGCAAGCTGAAAGTCTCTGGTGCTTTTAGTCTATATGGCTGCTGCTCTCTTGAAAAGGTTTGGGAGCTTCCCAGGGGTATTGGTGAATTAGATTGGTCTCGCACAGCAATAAAAGTATTGCCCACATCATCAATGGAGCGTCTCTCTTGTCTCACCAGACTTAAACTGCATTGTTGCATTTATCTTGCAAGTCTCCCAAGGAGCATTTGTAAGTTGAAATCTCTTGAGGAACTTGATCTCACTGGTTGCTATGAACTAAAAGTTGTTCCAAGTAGCATCTACAAATTAACAAATATCAAAATGCTCAGCTTTAGTTACTGTCGGAAACTTCGAAATTTTACTCAGCCGACTGGCTCAGTTGGTTTTCTCTCTCTTGAAGTACTAGACCTCAAATACAGCGGTATATTAGAAATCCCTGAGGGCTTCATTTGCTCAACCTCATTACGGGTTCTTAAGCTGGAAGGAACCAAAATTCGGAGCATACCCTCAAGCATTAAACAAGCTCCTCAGCCGACTGGCTCAGTTGGTTTTCTCTCTCTTGAAGTACTAAACCTCAAATACAGCGGTATATTAGAAATCCCCGAGGGCTTCATTTGCTCAACCTTATTACGGGCTCTTAAGCTGGAAGGAACCAAAATTCGGAGCATACCCTCAAGCATTAAACAAGCTTCTCAGCTGTCTTGCCTGTGCTTAATCGGCTGCACGAGGCTTCAATCTTTACCAGAGCTCCCAATGCTCAGTTGTCTTCAAGCAAATGGCTGCAAGTCACTGAAGACAGTGTCGAGTTCAAGGACTGCAATTACACAATGTTGGAATAGATGTGAATTACTTCAAGAGCTACTTGACTTTTCGGGTTGCCCAAGGTTGGGTGATGATGCAAGGAGCAGCATAATGGTTGATGCACAGCTTAGAATCATGCGAGTGGCAACTGCGGCTTCAAAGttaaaagaagaggaagattac GATGAGTCTTCTGAGCCCTTTGTTATCATTGTATGTCCGGGATCTGAACTTCCAAATTGGTTCGTACATCAAAATGAGGGGGCTTCAATAAATGTCACACTTCCTGCAAATTGGTTTCGTGAAGGCTTCTTGGGTTTCGCTCTATCTGTTGTTACAGCCAAAGCATTATTGTTGTGTGAATACATGTTCACTTTCAAAACTGAAGAGGGGGAAAGTCTTGAAATCAATTGTGTGCGCGATGTTCTGGAAACCGAACCTTCAGAGAATGTGTGGGTATGGTATACAGAACTTGAATATGAAGAGGGAGCAAACTGGTCCTCTGCTTTTTTCGACCGTGTCACTAAGGTCTCTGTTCACTTCCAACCGGAAACATTATTCGATCATGAAGTGAAAAAGTGTGGGATATGCCTGTTGTATGCCGAAGATGCtgagaaattaaaatttgatgtcATGTCGCTACAAGAACAATATGAGCCTGCAGCAAGTAGGAGTGGTGATCCTGAAGCCAGTGGAAGTGATGAATCTGAGGAATTAAGTGGAAGCGATGAATCTGAGGAAGCAAGTGGAAGCGATGACTATGAGGGAGAAAGTGGAAGCGACGAGGAAGCAAGTGATGAGTCTGAGGAAGCAAGTGGAAGCGATGACTATGAGGGAGAAAGTGGAAGCGACGAGGAAGCAAGTGATGAGTCTGAGGAAGCAAGTGGAAGAGATAAGTAG
- the LOC126585314 gene encoding disease resistance protein RUN1-like isoform X2 — protein MVVPIFYDINPSDVRKQEGSYADAFAQLEKRFKDGMGKVRKWRKALRTAANISGFDNSNKKRTEADLIEKLVEDISTKLKRETSYDLNGLVGIQSRIEQVESLLSNNDSQGVCTVGIWGMGGIGKTTLAQAVFKRLSSKFEACCFLSNVREKAEQTDGVNQLKKTLLRDILKEENLSIDSTSVRERLGRTKVLIVFDDVSDWKQIKDLAGDNLRYRDGSRIIVTSREWSVLMKAVKERKYIYQVEKFKTDDALRLFQSHAFKDNSPRAEYRELSARVVKYAGGIPLALEVLGSLLFPCESKDEWEDVLSTLINYPNEEIQNTFRVSYNRLGRNAQDVFLDIACFYKGERIEDVKKMVDFGQMHGGSCAADGIRVLRDRSLISIDSAWKTIEMHDLVQEMGWAIVCEQCIEEPGKRSRLFKAEDVYHVLKNNTGTEKVQAISFNRSIFGPGHNVDRADFKNMYNLRLLRLDSYYTLHMSRDFYKFELTLSLPNSLCYLSWKGCPLKSLPPEFSLENLVELHMPYNRVTQLWDGGQNPINLKVLNLHSSLCLTALPNLSRSPNIEHMDLSGCKSLVEIPQYFKNLDKLTYLDLSMCERLEYLPEMPGNIEFLRLQGSGIKELPSSVWSHEKISSLDITFCEELKELPSNTCKLKVSGAFSLYGCCSLEKVWELPRGIGELDWSRTAIKVLPTSSMERLSCLTRLKLHCCIYLASLPRSICKLKSLEELDLTGCYELKVVPSSIYKLTNIKMLSFSYCRKLRNFTQPTGSVGFLSLEVLDLKYSGILEIPEGFICSTSLRVLKLEGTKIRSIPSSIKQAPQPTGSVGFLSLEVLNLKYSGILEIPEGFICSTLLRALKLEGTKIRSIPSSIKQASQLSCLCLIGCTRLQSLPELPMLSCLQANGCKSLKTVSSSRTAITQCWNRCELLQELLDFSGCPRLGDDARSSIMVDAQLRIMRVATAASKLKEEEDYDESSEPFVIIVCPGSELPNWFVHQNEGASINVTLPANWFREGFLGFALSVVTAKALLLCEYMFTFKTEEGESLEINCVRDVLETEPSENVWVWYTELEYEEGANWSSAFFDRVTKVSVHFQPETLFDHEVKKCGICLLYAEDAEKLKFDVMSLQEQYEPAASRSGDPEASGSDESEELSGSDESEEASGSDDYEGESGSDEEASDESEEASGSDDYEGESGSDEEASDESEEASGRDK, from the exons ATGGTTGTACCCATATTTTACGACATCAATCCATCAGATGTGCGAAAACAAGAGGGGAGTTATGCAGATGCATTTGCTCAACTTGAAAAACGTTTCAAGGACGGTATGGGCAAGGTGCGCAAGTGGAGGAAAGCTTTGAGGACTGCAGCCAATATTTCTGGGTTCgataattcaaacaaaaaaag GACGGAGGCCGATTTAATTGAGAAACTTGTGGAAGATATTTCAACGAAATTGAAACGTGAAACCTCATATGACTTAAATGGCCTGGTTGGAATTCAAAGCCGCATCGAGCAAGTTGAATCGTTATTAAGCAATAATGATTCGCAAGGTGTTTGCACTGTAGGCATTTGGGGTATGGGTGGCATTGGAAAGACCACCCTTGCTCAGGCTGTGTTCAAGAGACTCTCTTCTAAGTTCGAAGCTTGTTGTTTTCTTAGCAATGTTAGGGAGAAAGCAGAGCAAACAGATGGAGTCAATCAACTGAAAAAAACACTTCTTAGAGATATCTTAAAGGAAGAAAATCTCTCAATAGATTCGACTTCTGTTCGAGAAAGGCTCGGCCGTACAAAGGTTCTCATTGTTTTTGATGATGTTAGTGACTGGAAGCAAATAAAAGATCTAGCTGGAGATAATCTTCGCTACCGCGATGGAAGTAGAATCATTGTAACAAGTAGAGAATGGAGCGTACTCATGAAAGCTGTTAAagagagaaaatatatatatcaggTTGAGAAATTTAAAACTGATGATGCTCTTCGGCTCTTTCAATCTCATGCCTTCAAGGATAACTCTCCTAGAGCAGAATATAGAGAGTTGTCCGCAAGGGTGGTAAAATATGCTGGAGGCATTCCACTGGCTCTTGAAGTTTTGGGTTCCTTATTGTTTCCATGTGAGAGCAAAGACGAGTGGGAAGATGTATTGAGCACACTGATAAATTATCCCAATGAAGAAATTCAAAATACGTTCAGAGTAAGCTATAATAGATTAGGAAGAAATGCGCAGGACGTATTTCTTGATATAGCATGCTTTTATAAAGGGGAGCGTATTGAGGATGTAAAAAAGATGGTAGACTTTGGCCAAATGCATGGTGGTTCATGTGCGGCAGATGGAATTAGAGTTCTCCGTGATAGGTCTCTCATATCGATTGATTCGGCATGGAAAACCATAGAGATGCATGATTTGGTACAAGAAATGGGTTGGGCAATTGTTTGCGAACAATGTATTGAAGAGCCCGGCAAACGTAGTAGGCTGTTCAAAGCTGAAGATGTCTATCATGTATTGAAAAATAACACG GGAACTGAAAAGGTTCAAGCCATATCCTTTAACAGGTCCATCTTTGGGCCTGGGCACAACGTGGATCGTGCAGACTTTAAAAATATGTATAATCTGAGATTGCTCCGTCTTGATAGTTATTATACACTTCACATGTCTAGAGATTTCTACAAATTTGAGCTTACTCTATCTCTTCCCAATTCTCTTTGTTATCTTTCCTGGAAGGGATGTCCTTTGAAATCTTTGCCCCCAGAATTTTCTCTTGAAAATCTTGTTGAGCTTCATATGCCCTACAACAGAGTCACGCAACTTTGGGATGGAGGCCAG AATCCTATCAACTTAAAAGTGCTCAATCTTCATTCCTCCTTGTGTCTGACTGCACTTCCAAACCTCTCGAGGAGTCCAAATATCGAGCACATGGATCTTTCTGGATGTAAAAGTTTGGTTGAAATTCCTCAGTATTTTAAAAATCTTGACAAACTTACTTATCTTGATCTTTCAATGTGCGAGCGTCTGGAATATCTTCCAGAGATGCCAGGCAATATTGAATTCTTAAGATTACAAGGCAGTGGCATAAAGGAGTTGCCGTCATCAGTTTGGTCTCATGAAAAAATTTCTTCCTTGGATATTACATTTTGTGAAGAACTTAAGGAACTTCCAAGCAACACTTGCAAGCTGAAAGTCTCTGGTGCTTTTAGTCTATATGGCTGCTGCTCTCTTGAAAAGGTTTGGGAGCTTCCCAGGGGTATTGGTGAATTAGATTGGTCTCGCACAGCAATAAAAGTATTGCCCACATCATCAATGGAGCGTCTCTCTTGTCTCACCAGACTTAAACTGCATTGTTGCATTTATCTTGCAAGTCTCCCAAGGAGCATTTGTAAGTTGAAATCTCTTGAGGAACTTGATCTCACTGGTTGCTATGAACTAAAAGTTGTTCCAAGTAGCATCTACAAATTAACAAATATCAAAATGCTCAGCTTTAGTTACTGTCGGAAACTTCGAAATTTTACTCAGCCGACTGGCTCAGTTGGTTTTCTCTCTCTTGAAGTACTAGACCTCAAATACAGCGGTATATTAGAAATCCCTGAGGGCTTCATTTGCTCAACCTCATTACGGGTTCTTAAGCTGGAAGGAACCAAAATTCGGAGCATACCCTCAAGCATTAAACAAGCTCCTCAGCCGACTGGCTCAGTTGGTTTTCTCTCTCTTGAAGTACTAAACCTCAAATACAGCGGTATATTAGAAATCCCCGAGGGCTTCATTTGCTCAACCTTATTACGGGCTCTTAAGCTGGAAGGAACCAAAATTCGGAGCATACCCTCAAGCATTAAACAAGCTTCTCAGCTGTCTTGCCTGTGCTTAATCGGCTGCACGAGGCTTCAATCTTTACCAGAGCTCCCAATGCTCAGTTGTCTTCAAGCAAATGGCTGCAAGTCACTGAAGACAGTGTCGAGTTCAAGGACTGCAATTACACAATGTTGGAATAGATGTGAATTACTTCAAGAGCTACTTGACTTTTCGGGTTGCCCAAGGTTGGGTGATGATGCAAGGAGCAGCATAATGGTTGATGCACAGCTTAGAATCATGCGAGTGGCAACTGCGGCTTCAAAGttaaaagaagaggaagattac GATGAGTCTTCTGAGCCCTTTGTTATCATTGTATGTCCGGGATCTGAACTTCCAAATTGGTTCGTACATCAAAATGAGGGGGCTTCAATAAATGTCACACTTCCTGCAAATTGGTTTCGTGAAGGCTTCTTGGGTTTCGCTCTATCTGTTGTTACAGCCAAAGCATTATTGTTGTGTGAATACATGTTCACTTTCAAAACTGAAGAGGGGGAAAGTCTTGAAATCAATTGTGTGCGCGATGTTCTGGAAACCGAACCTTCAGAGAATGTGTGGGTATGGTATACAGAACTTGAATATGAAGAGGGAGCAAACTGGTCCTCTGCTTTTTTCGACCGTGTCACTAAGGTCTCTGTTCACTTCCAACCGGAAACATTATTCGATCATGAAGTGAAAAAGTGTGGGATATGCCTGTTGTATGCCGAAGATGCtgagaaattaaaatttgatgtcATGTCGCTACAAGAACAATATGAGCCTGCAGCAAGTAGGAGTGGTGATCCTGAAGCCAGTGGAAGTGATGAATCTGAGGAATTAAGTGGAAGCGATGAATCTGAGGAAGCAAGTGGAAGCGATGACTATGAGGGAGAAAGTGGAAGCGACGAGGAAGCAAGTGATGAGTCTGAGGAAGCAAGTGGAAGCGATGACTATGAGGGAGAAAGTGGAAGCGACGAGGAAGCAAGTGATGAGTCTGAGGAAGCAAGTGGAAGAGATAAGTAG